The DNA sequence GTCGGGCAAAAAGATAAAAGCAGCCATAGACGGAATACCTTTCGACGCGCCAGGGATTGTAGAAGTGCATCGCAAAAATAGCGATAAGATTATTTCCACAAGAGATCCTAGATGCAACGAGACTACGTTAGCTCCAAAAACTGTCGATCCTATTTTCTTTATTAACATATTCATTGGTGGAGTGTTTGGTTCGACCACTGACTACGCAACGGAATCTATGTGGAAATACCAAGACACCGTAACAATCACCTGTCAAAATTAAGGCCTTAAATGCACTTCAATCAAACTAAAGTA is a window from the Deltaproteobacteria bacterium genome containing:
- a CDS encoding adenosine deaminase produces the protein MKKVFTLVFLAATIASISGCATIISGKTQKINVVTSSGKKIKAAIDGIPFDAPGIVEVHRKNSDKIISTRDPRCNETTLAPKTVDPIFFINIFIGGVFGSTTDYATESMWKYQDTVTITCQN